From Lagenorhynchus albirostris chromosome 15, mLagAlb1.1, whole genome shotgun sequence, one genomic window encodes:
- the BHLHA15 gene encoding class A basic helix-loop-helix protein 15: MKTKSRPPRRRVPPQDPEATPGERTPDRPPPGSGPDAAKALRSRRARAQGARAEGGRRRPGPGSRRESSVQRRLESNERERQRMHKLNNAFQALREVIPHVRADKKLSKIETLTLAKNYIKSLTATILTMSSGRLPGLDGPVPKLYQHYQQPQQAARGALGASEAPPEGHLQKFSTQIHSFREGS, from the coding sequence ATGAAGACCAAGAGCCGGCCTCCCCGGCGCCGGGTGCCCCCGCAAGACCCAGAAGCCACCCCAGGGGAGCGGACGCCCGACAGGCCACCGCCGGGCTCGGGGCCAGACGCAGCCAAGGCTCTGCGGAGCCGGAGGGCGCGCGCGCAGGGGGCGCGGGCAGAGGGCGGGCGCCGGCGGCCGGGGCCAGGGAGCCGGCGGGAGAGCAGCGTCCAGCGGCGGCTGGAGAGCAACGAGCGCGAGCGGCAGCGCATGCACAAGCTCAACAACGCCTTCCAGGCGCTGCGCGAGGTCATCCCGCACGTGCGCGCCGACAAGAAGCTCTCCAAGATCGAGACGCTCACGCTGGCCAAGAACTACATCAAGTCGCTGACCGCCACCATCCTGACGATGTCCAGCGGCCGCCTCCCGGGCCTGGACGGGCCAGTCCCCAAGCTCTACCAGCACTACCAGCAGCCGCAGCAGGCGGCCCGGGGCGCGCTCGGGGCCTCCGAGGCCCCGCCCGAGGGCCACCTGCAGAAGTTCTCCACGCAGATCCACAGCTTCCGCGAGGGCTCCTAG